In Bubalus bubalis isolate 160015118507 breed Murrah chromosome 3, NDDB_SH_1, whole genome shotgun sequence, a genomic segment contains:
- the TMEM92 gene encoding transmembrane protein 92 isoform X2 produces the protein MSDTWVASLLLFGLLAGLQQAAATCGLFTCPKGFKCCGSGCCQEYQLEQYDFFSRPLRKSEQEAPTALPEQPPIAPVERVTAPISEPPPPYSEIILKPVLCLPPLEPPPPYSFRPEEYAGVRRGIDNSTF, from the exons atgtctGACACCTGGGTCGCCAGCCTCTTGCTGTTTGGCCTGCTGGCCGGCCTCCAACAG GCTGCAGCCACATGTGGTCTCTT cacCTGCCCTAAGGGATTCAAATGCTGTGGGAGCGGCTGTTGCCAAGAGTACCAGCTGGAGCAGTATGACTTCTTCTCCCGCCCCTTAAG AAAGTCAGAGCAGGAGGCCCCAACAGCCCTCCCGGAACAGCCCCCCATTGCTCCTGTAGAGAGGGTCACAGCACCCATTTCTGAGCCCCCACCCCCCTACAGTGAG ATTATTCTGAAGCCTGTCCTGTGTCTGCCTCCCTTGGAGCCGCCCCCTCCCTACAGCTTCAGGCCTGAAGAATATGCTGGGGTTCGCAGAGGCATCGACAACTCCACCTTCTGA
- the TMEM92 gene encoding transmembrane protein 92 isoform X1, whose product MSDTWVASLLLFGLLAGLQQAAATCGLFTCPKGFKCCGSGCCQEYQLEQYDFFSRPLRTFVIILLIIILLLCIYGVTKHLYLNCRKSEQEAPTALPEQPPIAPVERVTAPISEPPPPYSEIILKPVLCLPPLEPPPPYSFRPEEYAGVRRGIDNSTF is encoded by the exons atgtctGACACCTGGGTCGCCAGCCTCTTGCTGTTTGGCCTGCTGGCCGGCCTCCAACAG GCTGCAGCCACATGTGGTCTCTT cacCTGCCCTAAGGGATTCAAATGCTGTGGGAGCGGCTGTTGCCAAGAGTACCAGCTGGAGCAGTATGACTTCTTCTCCCGCCCCTTAAG GACTTTTGTCATCATCCTCCTGATCATCATACTCCTCCTGTGCATCTACGGCGTGACTAAGCACTTGTATCTCAACTGCAGAAAGTCAGAGCAGGAGGCCCCAACAGCCCTCCCGGAACAGCCCCCCATTGCTCCTGTAGAGAGGGTCACAGCACCCATTTCTGAGCCCCCACCCCCCTACAGTGAG ATTATTCTGAAGCCTGTCCTGTGTCTGCCTCCCTTGGAGCCGCCCCCTCCCTACAGCTTCAGGCCTGAAGAATATGCTGGGGTTCGCAGAGGCATCGACAACTCCACCTTCTGA